The following proteins come from a genomic window of Pirellulales bacterium:
- a CDS encoding TylF/MycF/NovP-related O-methyltransferase: MDNVSVQVSNGKSRSENKHRSHSGRATVGAEGGLRNQSEREATAAYARLFAESPDPLELKLAHFAKYVRRQDMTRLLARYEIFKRILPVKGSIVECGVYRGGGLMSWGNFSAILEPNNLTRRVYGFDSFAGFPQVSAQDATAARITRPGELAADCFGELQELIGAFDQNRFLGHVPKVELIRGDATETIPAFLKSHPHVVISLLFLDFDLYEPTKVALEHLLPRMPKGAVIAFDELDNPAWPGETLALLHQSGICPLRLERLEFDPYIGFALID; encoded by the coding sequence CGAAGCGAGAACAAACATCGGTCGCATTCCGGTCGCGCTACGGTTGGGGCGGAAGGTGGCTTACGCAACCAGTCGGAGCGCGAAGCCACGGCCGCTTATGCGCGGTTGTTTGCCGAGAGCCCCGATCCGCTGGAACTGAAGCTGGCTCATTTCGCAAAGTACGTCCGCCGACAGGATATGACTCGGCTGCTGGCCAGGTACGAAATTTTCAAACGCATTCTCCCGGTGAAAGGGTCGATTGTGGAATGCGGCGTGTATCGCGGGGGCGGGCTGATGTCGTGGGGAAATTTTAGCGCGATTTTGGAGCCAAACAATCTCACTCGCCGGGTATATGGCTTTGACAGTTTTGCAGGATTTCCGCAAGTTTCGGCCCAAGATGCGACGGCGGCACGGATCACTCGGCCGGGAGAGCTTGCGGCCGATTGTTTTGGCGAATTGCAGGAGTTAATCGGCGCGTTCGACCAGAATCGATTTTTGGGGCACGTTCCCAAGGTAGAACTCATTCGGGGCGATGCAACGGAAACCATTCCGGCGTTTTTGAAATCGCATCCGCATGTGGTCATCAGCTTATTGTTTTTGGATTTCGATCTGTACGAGCCGACCAAGGTGGCCTTGGAGCATTTGTTGCCGCGGATGCCCAAAGGCGCGGTCATCGCCTTCGATGAGTTAGATAACCCCGCTTGGCCTGGCGAAACTTTAGCGCTGCTGCATCAATCGGGCATTTGCCCGTTGCGGTTGGAGCGGTTGGAGTTTGATCCGTACATCGGCTTCGCGTTGATCGATTGA
- a CDS encoding DegT/DnrJ/EryC1/StrS family aminotransferase yields the protein MEWKVRYVDYPTQFRGLESEVLATIRSVLAGGDLMLRQQLRDFETHLAAFVGTQHAVGVSNCTDGLRLILQALGVGAGDEVITVSHTFVATAAAVHHCGAKVVLVDVGDDHLMDPDEAAQAVTPRTKAILTVHLNGRICDMRRIKLLAQRHDLLLIEDAAQALGARYAGVGAGAFGVAAAFSFYPAKLLGAYGDAGAVVTSNADLALRIARLRDHGRMPGGEIAEWGFNCRLDNLQAALLDLKLARLQRALTRRRELAAQYHELLVDVTSLKLPPPPAEGRHFDVYQNYEIEADERDQLVAHLQAQGIEIMKPWGGKGIHQFAALGLGHFSLPRTEAMFRRALMLPMHPELSNEQIEYVAREIKAFYSGRMVRNRAA from the coding sequence ATGGAATGGAAGGTTCGCTACGTTGATTATCCGACGCAATTTCGAGGGCTTGAATCCGAGGTGCTGGCGACGATTCGCAGCGTATTGGCTGGCGGCGATTTAATGCTCCGGCAGCAGCTGCGAGATTTTGAAACACACCTGGCGGCGTTTGTGGGGACCCAGCACGCCGTGGGCGTGAGCAATTGCACCGACGGTTTGCGGCTGATTCTGCAGGCGCTGGGCGTCGGTGCGGGAGACGAAGTCATTACCGTCTCGCATACGTTTGTGGCCACGGCTGCGGCCGTGCATCATTGCGGTGCCAAGGTGGTGTTGGTTGACGTAGGAGACGATCATCTGATGGATCCGGACGAGGCCGCCCAGGCTGTCACGCCGCGCACGAAAGCAATTCTGACGGTCCATTTGAACGGGCGCATATGCGATATGCGGCGGATTAAATTGTTGGCACAGCGCCACGATCTGCTGTTAATCGAAGATGCTGCCCAAGCCTTGGGTGCTCGCTATGCCGGCGTGGGGGCGGGCGCCTTTGGCGTGGCCGCCGCGTTCAGTTTTTATCCTGCGAAATTGTTGGGGGCTTACGGGGACGCCGGCGCGGTGGTGACTTCGAATGCAGACTTGGCGCTACGAATTGCCCGGCTGCGCGACCACGGTCGAATGCCGGGGGGAGAAATCGCGGAATGGGGCTTCAATTGCCGGCTGGATAATTTGCAGGCCGCGCTACTGGATTTGAAGTTGGCTCGATTGCAGCGGGCGCTAACACGTCGGCGCGAATTGGCCGCGCAGTATCACGAGTTGCTCGTCGATGTCACATCGCTAAAACTGCCCCCGCCGCCGGCCGAGGGAAGGCACTTCGATGTGTACCAAAACTACGAAATAGAGGCCGACGAACGGGACCAATTGGTCGCGCACTTGCAAGCGCAGGGTATCGAGATCATGAAGCCATGGGGCGGTAAAGGCATCCATCAATTTGCAGCGCTTGGGCTGGGGCATTTTTCGTTGCCTCGCACAGAAGCGATGTTCCGCAGAGCCTTGATGCTGCCCATGCATCCGGAACTGTCGAATGAGCAGATCGAGTATGTGGCCCGGGAAATTAAGGCGTTTTATTCGGGTCGAATGGTACGCAATCGCGCCGCATAA
- a CDS encoding class I SAM-dependent methyltransferase: MTTDFSTVTELPGIRATSQQRSMLYTRYHLAKLHCVDKDVLEVACGAGLGLGYLARWARSVTGGDIDETNLNVARRSYRNCPQIQLHWQDAEHLEVPDGSFDTLLLFEAIYYLPDAKQFVSEARRVLRPDGKLIVCTVNHRWSGFNRSPHAVRYFDADELRSLLNQHGFAVQVFGGFPDRTDSAAKRLVSAIRSVAIRWRLIPQTMKGKQWLKRLFYGKLTALEAKVHEQMAALEPLVEVSPGSKTHPYKVLYAVAQRGNIAVGKFAA; encoded by the coding sequence ATGACTACCGACTTTTCCACCGTTACTGAATTGCCTGGCATACGGGCGACGAGCCAGCAGCGCTCGATGTTGTATACGCGCTATCATTTGGCAAAATTACACTGTGTTGATAAAGACGTTTTAGAAGTTGCTTGTGGCGCTGGATTGGGGTTGGGCTACTTGGCACGCTGGGCACGCTCGGTCACGGGCGGCGACATCGACGAGACCAATTTGAACGTGGCCCGTCGGTCGTACCGCAACTGTCCGCAAATCCAATTGCATTGGCAGGATGCGGAGCATCTCGAGGTTCCCGATGGCAGCTTTGATACGTTGCTGCTGTTCGAGGCTATTTATTACTTGCCCGACGCTAAACAGTTTGTGTCGGAGGCGCGACGCGTGCTTCGTCCGGACGGAAAGTTGATTGTATGCACCGTAAACCATCGCTGGAGTGGGTTCAATCGCAGTCCTCATGCCGTGCGGTATTTCGATGCCGACGAATTGCGCAGCCTGCTAAATCAGCATGGGTTCGCGGTGCAAGTGTTTGGTGGATTTCCAGATCGAACTGATTCGGCCGCCAAACGGCTGGTTTCCGCGATTCGTTCGGTGGCGATTCGCTGGCGATTGATTCCACAGACAATGAAAGGCAAACAATGGCTCAAGCGTCTGTTTTACGGCAAGTTGACTGCGCTGGAAGCGAAAGTTCACGAGCAGATGGCCGCTTTGGAACCGCTGGTTGAAGTGTCGCCCGGTAGTAAGACGCATCCGTATAAAGTGCTGTATGCGGTAGCACAGCGCGGAAATATTGCCGTGGGCAAGTTTGCCGCGTGA
- a CDS encoding transketolase: MGSTPIKLGKGHFSDTRELARRIRLHALRMTSYGGSSHIGSIFSIVDIVAVLYGLVARVDPAVPQHPQRDRIVLSKGHAGAGIYAALAELGFFPLDWLSTHYQDGSKLSGHVSHKGVPGVEFSTGSLGHGLPVATGMAYAAKLRGENHRMFTIMSDGECDEGSNWEAILFAGHHGLSNLIAVIDYNKLQSLASVEETLRLEPLADKWRSFGWAVQEADGHDHATLEATLNAVPFESAKPSCVIAHTTKGKGVSFMENSVLWHYRTARGEEFETAQAELAADQNRGGYCHA, encoded by the coding sequence ATGGGATCAACTCCAATTAAGCTCGGTAAGGGGCATTTTTCCGATACTCGCGAACTTGCACGACGCATCCGCCTGCATGCCTTGCGGATGACGAGTTACGGCGGCAGTTCGCACATTGGGTCGATTTTTTCCATCGTCGACATTGTGGCGGTGCTGTATGGGCTTGTGGCGCGCGTCGATCCTGCCGTCCCGCAGCACCCGCAGCGAGATCGAATTGTGCTGAGCAAGGGTCATGCCGGGGCGGGAATCTACGCGGCTTTAGCGGAATTGGGATTTTTTCCGCTGGACTGGTTGAGCACACACTACCAGGACGGGTCCAAGCTGAGCGGCCACGTTTCGCATAAAGGCGTACCGGGCGTGGAATTTTCGACGGGGTCGCTAGGCCACGGATTGCCGGTGGCCACGGGCATGGCGTATGCGGCCAAGCTACGCGGTGAGAATCACCGCATGTTCACCATCATGAGCGACGGCGAATGCGACGAGGGATCGAACTGGGAGGCTATTTTGTTTGCGGGCCACCACGGGCTTTCCAATTTGATAGCCGTGATCGATTACAACAAGTTGCAAAGTTTGGCGTCGGTGGAAGAAACATTGCGATTGGAGCCGCTGGCGGACAAATGGCGGTCATTCGGCTGGGCTGTTCAAGAAGCGGATGGCCACGATCATGCGACGTTAGAAGCTACGCTGAACGCTGTTCCGTTTGAATCGGCCAAGCCGAGTTGCGTGATTGCGCACACGACCAAGGGCAAAGGCGTTTCGTTCATGGAAAATTCGGTGTTGTGGCATTACCGAACCGCGCGCGGCGAAGAGTTTGAAACGGCCCAAGCGGAATTAGCGGCCGACCAAAACCGCGGAGGATATTGCCATGCGTGA
- a CDS encoding transketolase C-terminal domain-containing protein, whose amino-acid sequence MRDEFVGRLTQMAERDARIMLVTGDLGFGVLTEFARRFPRQFVNAGVAEQNMTSLATGLALEGYIVFTYSIANFAFMRCLEQIRNDAAYHRANVNVVAIGGGLSYGQLGVSHHATEDISIMRAIPELMVVCPGDAWEAAEAAEAVAQQPGASYIRLDRSSAQRMEQPGDQFILGKARIVRTGTDVALLAAGGILSVAHEAASQLALEGIQCQVISMHTLKPFDEEAVLDAARQTSGIVTLEEHTVDGGLGSAVAERLLEQSCIPGFFYRVGLRGDFPSVVGSQAYLRQLYGLDAASVAVVVANLVRGLSASGRRQLAA is encoded by the coding sequence ATGCGTGACGAATTCGTCGGACGGTTAACGCAGATGGCCGAGCGCGATGCGCGCATCATGCTTGTGACCGGCGATTTGGGATTTGGCGTATTGACCGAATTTGCACGGCGTTTCCCCAGGCAGTTCGTCAACGCCGGCGTGGCCGAGCAGAACATGACGTCGCTGGCCACCGGGCTGGCGTTGGAAGGATACATCGTATTCACCTACTCGATCGCCAACTTCGCCTTCATGCGGTGCCTGGAGCAAATTCGCAATGATGCGGCTTACCATCGGGCGAATGTGAACGTGGTGGCGATCGGCGGCGGGTTGAGTTATGGCCAACTGGGCGTATCGCACCATGCCACCGAGGATATTAGCATCATGCGGGCCATCCCCGAACTTATGGTCGTTTGCCCTGGCGATGCTTGGGAGGCGGCCGAGGCCGCGGAGGCGGTCGCCCAGCAACCTGGCGCCAGCTACATTCGGCTCGATCGCTCGTCCGCTCAGCGGATGGAGCAGCCCGGTGATCAATTTATATTAGGGAAGGCTCGCATAGTGAGAACAGGAACGGATGTAGCGCTTTTGGCCGCTGGCGGCATATTAAGCGTGGCCCACGAGGCGGCATCGCAGCTTGCCCTGGAGGGCATTCAATGCCAGGTGATCAGCATGCACACGTTGAAGCCGTTTGACGAAGAGGCGGTTTTGGACGCAGCGCGGCAAACCAGCGGCATTGTGACGTTGGAAGAACACACGGTCGACGGTGGATTGGGCAGCGCCGTGGCGGAGCGGTTGCTGGAACAGAGTTGTATTCCCGGCTTCTTTTATCGCGTTGGATTGCGGGGCGATTTTCCAAGTGTCGTCGGCTCGCAAGCGTATTTGCGACAATTGTACGGGCTGGACGCCGCCAGCGTGGCGGTTGTCGTAGCCAATTTAGTCAGGGGCCTGTCGGCAAGCGGTCGTCGCCAGCTTGCCGCGTGA